A region of uncultured Draconibacterium sp. DNA encodes the following proteins:
- a CDS encoding SMP-30/gluconolactonase/LRE family protein has protein sequence MKHTVLFLLAALLLFCCSEPKSKQAELVLDTQSTLGEGSLWNYKTGELMWIDIKKEILNSYNPATGYNKEMFTGQMIGTVVPTESGNALVALQNGIYYFNMETGAKKLLVDPEADLPDNRFNDGKCDPSGRFWAGTISLSGKKEVAALYRFDRDTTIHKMVDKVSISNGIVWSADKTKMYYIDTPTQKVMAYDYDDATGEISNPEVAVDVPREMGSPDGMTIDENDNLWVALWGGSAVGCWNPATGELIDKIEVPAKNITSCAFGDEDMGTLYITSAREATSNEDLEKWPHAGGVFKYRPGVKGVPAFYFNDVN, from the coding sequence ATGAAACATACCGTTTTATTTCTTTTAGCAGCACTTTTACTGTTTTGTTGTTCAGAACCAAAATCAAAACAAGCAGAATTGGTGCTCGACACCCAATCGACACTTGGCGAAGGTTCGCTGTGGAATTATAAAACAGGCGAATTGATGTGGATTGACATTAAAAAGGAAATTCTGAATAGTTATAATCCGGCTACCGGCTACAACAAGGAAATGTTTACGGGGCAAATGATCGGAACGGTAGTGCCTACCGAAAGTGGCAATGCGCTGGTTGCTTTGCAAAACGGTATTTATTATTTTAATATGGAAACCGGGGCGAAAAAATTGTTGGTGGACCCCGAAGCTGATTTACCCGACAACCGTTTTAACGATGGGAAATGCGATCCTTCAGGACGATTTTGGGCAGGAACAATAAGCCTGAGTGGCAAGAAGGAAGTTGCTGCATTGTACCGTTTCGATCGGGATACCACAATTCATAAAATGGTGGATAAGGTGAGTATTTCGAATGGAATTGTTTGGTCGGCCGACAAAACAAAAATGTATTACATCGACACACCCACCCAAAAAGTAATGGCCTATGATTACGATGATGCGACCGGCGAAATCTCAAATCCTGAGGTTGCAGTAGATGTGCCTCGCGAAATGGGATCGCCTGATGGAATGACCATCGACGAAAACGATAACCTGTGGGTAGCTCTTTGGGGGGGCTCGGCAGTGGGATGCTGGAATCCAGCAACCGGCGAGCTGATCGATAAAATTGAAGTGCCGGCAAAAAATATTACCTCGTGTGCTTTTGGCGACGAAGATATGGGAACGCTCTATATTACCTCGGCAAGGGAAGCTACCAGCAACGAGGACCTGGAAAAATGGCCACACGCCGGAGGCGTTTTTAAATACCGTCCGGGCGTGAAAGGTGTGCCGGCTTTTTATTTCAACGATGTAAACTAA
- a CDS encoding purine-nucleoside phosphorylase codes for MLEKIKATANFIKERIQASPEVGIILGTGLGGLVNEIEIIDSIPYTDIPNFPVSTVDGHAGRLIYGKLGDKEVLAMQGRFHYYEGYDMKEVTFPVRVMKFVGVKNLFVSNASGGLNPDWHVGEIVLLTDHINFFPEHPLRGKNMNELGPRFPDMSKPYSQRLRNKAKLIALQNNIDVKEGVYVGVSGPTFETPAEYKMFRILGGDIVGMSTVPEVIVARHMDMRVFGISIVTDSGVPGEIVEISHEEVQEVAMKAEPKMTLIMRDLIKSI; via the coding sequence ATGTTGGAGAAAATAAAAGCAACCGCGAACTTCATAAAAGAAAGAATTCAGGCAAGTCCTGAGGTGGGAATTATTTTAGGAACCGGTCTTGGCGGGCTGGTAAACGAAATCGAAATTATCGATTCAATTCCGTACACCGATATTCCAAACTTTCCGGTGTCAACCGTTGATGGCCATGCCGGGCGATTGATCTACGGGAAACTGGGCGATAAAGAAGTGCTGGCCATGCAGGGCCGATTTCATTATTACGAAGGTTACGACATGAAAGAAGTGACTTTCCCGGTGCGTGTTATGAAGTTTGTAGGAGTGAAAAATCTTTTTGTGTCGAATGCCAGCGGTGGCTTAAATCCCGATTGGCATGTTGGCGAAATTGTGCTGCTTACCGATCATATTAACTTTTTCCCGGAGCATCCTTTGCGCGGAAAAAATATGAATGAACTCGGGCCGCGTTTCCCCGATATGAGCAAACCTTACAGCCAGCGTCTGCGTAACAAAGCCAAATTAATTGCACTGCAAAATAATATCGATGTAAAAGAAGGTGTTTATGTTGGCGTATCAGGACCGACTTTCGAAACGCCTGCCGAGTACAAGATGTTCCGCATTTTGGGTGGCGATATTGTGGGGATGTCGACAGTGCCTGAGGTAATTGTGGCCCGCCACATGGATATGCGTGTTTTTGGGATTTCGATTGTTACCGACAGCGGAGTGCCCGGCGAGATTGTAGAAATTTCGCACGAGGAAGTACAGGAAGTTGCCATGAAAGCCGAACCTAAAATGACGCTCATTATGCGCGATCTCATAAAAAGTATTTAG
- the lpxK gene encoding tetraacyldisaccharide 4'-kinase, whose translation MVKILLYPLSWLYGIVVSLRNRAYDLKILNSKEFDVPVISIGNITVGGTGKTPHVEYLVSLLKEKYEVATLSRGYKRKTKGFRLVETNSTAQEVGDEPLQIKNKFPEATVSVCENRVSGVEKLLEPSNEKTPDVVLLDDAFQHRRISPGINILLIDYNRQIKNDSLLPVGRLREGVSQMRRANIILFTKCPEEVTPIMRRILQSDVNLLSYQSLYFTRLVYGTLQPVFDAPEIDEVSYKDVACHMLVVTGIASPKQMHSFIRKMGTNMETLTFSDHHSYSMADIREIDKKFSEIKSERKLIVTTEKDAMRFKDIGEISDELKKAMYYLPVKIDFLEEEKKSFNKKILNYVGENKSNRELHKRKNSGKS comes from the coding sequence ATGGTAAAAATATTATTATATCCGCTGTCCTGGTTATACGGAATAGTTGTTTCTCTGCGTAACCGGGCCTACGATCTTAAAATATTGAATTCAAAGGAGTTTGATGTGCCCGTAATTTCCATCGGTAATATTACTGTTGGCGGTACCGGAAAAACTCCCCATGTTGAGTACCTGGTTAGTTTATTAAAAGAGAAATACGAGGTGGCAACCTTAAGCCGGGGGTACAAGCGTAAAACAAAAGGTTTCCGTTTGGTTGAAACCAATTCAACTGCACAGGAAGTGGGCGACGAACCGCTGCAGATAAAGAATAAGTTTCCGGAAGCTACCGTTTCGGTGTGCGAAAACCGGGTTTCGGGAGTGGAGAAATTACTGGAACCCAGCAACGAAAAAACGCCCGATGTTGTCTTGCTCGACGATGCTTTTCAGCACCGCCGGATTTCCCCCGGGATAAACATTTTATTGATCGATTACAATCGTCAGATAAAGAACGATTCCTTGCTGCCGGTTGGTCGTTTGCGCGAAGGTGTTTCTCAAATGCGCCGGGCAAATATTATTCTTTTCACCAAATGCCCCGAGGAAGTAACGCCAATTATGCGTCGCATTTTGCAAAGCGATGTGAACCTGTTGTCCTACCAGAGTTTGTATTTTACACGCCTGGTTTATGGAACGCTGCAGCCGGTGTTCGATGCTCCTGAAATTGATGAAGTAAGTTATAAAGACGTAGCCTGCCACATGTTGGTGGTTACCGGAATTGCTTCGCCAAAACAAATGCATTCCTTTATTCGTAAGATGGGGACAAATATGGAAACATTAACTTTTTCCGATCATCACTCGTACAGTATGGCTGATATTCGTGAGATTGATAAAAAGTTCAGTGAAATAAAATCAGAAAGAAAGTTAATTGTTACAACCGAAAAGGATGCCATGCGTTTTAAAGACATCGGTGAGATAAGCGATGAACTAAAAAAAGCTATGTATTATCTGCCGGTAAAAATTGATTTCCTTGAAGAAGAAAAAAAATCATTTAATAAGAAGATATTAAATTATGTTGGAGAAAATAAAAGCAACCGCGAACTTCATAAAAGAAAGAATTCAGGCAAGTCCTGA
- the sppA gene encoding signal peptide peptidase SppA, which produces MKEFFKYVLATIVGFLAISLIGIFLMFIVFGAIIASADKEITVTDQSMLVIDLSKSIVDRAPNDPFEDLELPGFFSSIKTIGLDDISESLKKAANDDRIKGVYLKLSVTNGGFASVEEIRNDLIAFKDSCDKPIYAVADQMILDQKGYYVATVADQIVLHPEVFLDFRGLSSELMFYKNALEKLGVEMQIIRGPNNKFKSAVEPYMLDKMSEANREQRLVYMNSLWNHMLKGISETRNISVEKLNALADEAQTYKKAKEMVENGLIDAAKYRDGVLDDMREITGIEGTEGIPVVSVKDYVKVPVKGQSKKYSRNKVAVIYASGEIGTSLSADEGINGDKLGKEIRKVRQDSSYKAIVLRVNSPGGAVFDSETIWREVKLAAEEKTLVVSFGDVAASGGYYISCPADKIVASPNTITGSIGIFGQIPNFGELMNDKLGITTDAVGTNEHSNFVSLMRPMTPYEKQRMTNYISIGYDTFLSHVADGRGMTKEDVDNIGQGRVWSGENAKEIGLIDEFGGLEDAIKLAVEMEGLEDYRTVSLPALSSPFEEMFKLGGNVKARILKSELGEKYRYYEHLKKASEMNGIYVRMPYDIYLN; this is translated from the coding sequence ATGAAAGAATTCTTCAAATACGTATTAGCGACCATTGTTGGTTTCCTGGCCATATCGTTAATTGGTATTTTTCTGATGTTTATCGTTTTTGGGGCAATTATCGCCTCGGCCGATAAAGAGATTACGGTAACCGACCAATCGATGTTAGTAATTGACTTAAGTAAAAGTATTGTAGACCGTGCTCCGAACGATCCTTTTGAAGATCTTGAACTGCCCGGATTTTTTAGTTCGATAAAAACAATCGGTCTGGATGACATTAGTGAGTCGTTAAAGAAAGCGGCCAACGATGATCGTATAAAAGGTGTTTACCTGAAACTGTCGGTAACAAACGGTGGTTTTGCTTCGGTTGAAGAGATCAGAAATGATTTGATCGCTTTTAAAGACAGTTGCGATAAACCGATTTATGCTGTTGCCGACCAAATGATTTTAGACCAGAAAGGTTATTATGTGGCAACAGTTGCCGATCAAATTGTTTTGCACCCTGAAGTTTTTCTCGATTTTCGTGGTTTAAGCAGCGAATTAATGTTCTACAAAAATGCCCTTGAAAAACTGGGTGTTGAAATGCAGATTATTCGTGGGCCAAACAACAAATTTAAATCAGCTGTTGAGCCGTATATGCTGGATAAAATGAGCGAAGCAAACCGCGAGCAGCGACTGGTTTACATGAATAGCTTATGGAATCATATGCTGAAAGGAATTTCTGAGACGCGTAATATTTCGGTAGAAAAGCTGAATGCACTGGCTGATGAAGCACAAACCTACAAGAAAGCCAAGGAAATGGTGGAGAACGGTTTGATCGATGCAGCTAAATACCGCGACGGAGTGCTTGATGATATGCGTGAAATTACGGGAATTGAAGGTACAGAAGGAATTCCGGTGGTGAGCGTAAAAGACTATGTTAAAGTTCCGGTGAAAGGGCAGAGCAAAAAGTACAGCCGAAACAAAGTTGCGGTAATTTATGCCAGTGGCGAGATTGGAACTAGCTTAAGTGCCGACGAAGGAATTAATGGGGATAAATTGGGTAAAGAAATTCGTAAAGTTCGCCAGGACAGCTCGTATAAAGCGATTGTTTTGCGCGTTAATTCTCCCGGTGGTGCCGTGTTCGATTCGGAAACTATTTGGCGCGAAGTAAAACTGGCTGCCGAAGAAAAAACGTTGGTGGTATCGTTTGGCGATGTGGCAGCATCGGGTGGTTATTATATCTCGTGCCCGGCCGATAAAATTGTTGCCAGCCCGAATACAATCACCGGGTCGATTGGTATTTTTGGCCAGATTCCAAACTTTGGCGAACTGATGAATGACAAACTTGGAATTACAACTGATGCTGTTGGTACCAACGAACACTCGAACTTTGTATCGTTGATGCGCCCAATGACTCCGTACGAGAAACAGCGTATGACAAACTATATATCTATTGGTTATGATACTTTCCTGTCGCATGTTGCCGATGGCAGGGGCATGACCAAAGAAGATGTGGATAACATTGGACAGGGCCGTGTCTGGAGTGGTGAAAATGCAAAGGAAATTGGTTTGATCGACGAATTTGGTGGTTTGGAAGATGCCATAAAACTGGCCGTTGAAATGGAAGGATTGGAAGATTATCGTACCGTCTCGTTGCCGGCATTATCCAGTCCGTTTGAAGAAATGTTTAAGCTGGGCGGAAACGTAAAAGCACGTATCCTTAAAAGCGAATTGGGTGAGAAATACCGCTATTATGAGCACCTGAAAAAAGCTTCTGAAATGAATGGTATTTATGTACGGATGCCTTATGATATTTATCTGAATTAA
- the folK gene encoding 2-amino-4-hydroxy-6-hydroxymethyldihydropteridine diphosphokinase, which produces MNKVFLGIGGNIGDKHKNFKRAIELIDLKLGKIIQKSSVYETPPWGFHCDDVFWNQVVVIETKLEAEELLWRIHEMEADFGRKRGNERYSSREMDIDILYFNDEFMESKDLIVPHPRIHERRFVLVPLVEIAPEMKHPLRRLTSIEMLENCLDKSVIKKVEME; this is translated from the coding sequence ATGAACAAGGTGTTTCTTGGAATAGGCGGAAATATTGGCGACAAACATAAAAATTTTAAACGTGCCATCGAATTGATTGACTTAAAACTAGGTAAAATAATCCAAAAGTCATCGGTTTACGAAACACCACCGTGGGGTTTTCATTGCGATGATGTGTTCTGGAACCAGGTAGTGGTTATTGAAACCAAACTTGAGGCGGAAGAACTGCTGTGGCGCATCCACGAAATGGAAGCCGATTTTGGCCGGAAACGTGGCAATGAACGCTACTCGTCGCGCGAAATGGATATTGACATCCTGTATTTTAACGACGAGTTTATGGAGTCGAAAGATCTGATCGTTCCTCACCCGCGCATTCACGAACGACGTTTTGTTCTTGTTCCGTTGGTTGAAATTGCCCCGGAAATGAAACACCCGCTTCGGCGTTTAACCAGCATTGAAATGCTGGAAAACTGCCTCGACAAATCGGTGATTAAAAAAGTTGAAATGGAGTAA
- the hflX gene encoding GTPase HflX gives MIETAPITEKAVIVGLINQDQDERQAKEYLDELEFLADTAGAQVLKKFTQKLDVPNKATFVGPGKLDEINQYIKVVEADTVIFDDELTPTQLRNIERELECKVLDRTNLILDIFAKRAQTAHAKTQVELAQYQYLLPRLTRMWTHLERQRGGIGMRGPGETQIETDRRIILDKISRLKTQLVKIDKQKATQRKNRGKMVRVALVGYTNVGKSTIMNMMAKSEVFAENKLFATLDTTVRKVVIENLPLLLADTVGFIRKLPHGLVESFKSTLDEVREADILLHIVDISHPGFEEQIETVDTTLKEIDAGDKPTFYIFNKIDAFTYEEKDEDDLSPRTKDNFTLEEWKSSWMAKSNTPALFISAKEKTNIEEFKMELYEKVKGIHSQRFPYNDYLYDSDWTKGIQE, from the coding sequence ATGATAGAAACAGCACCTATAACAGAAAAAGCGGTTATTGTGGGACTGATCAACCAGGATCAGGATGAACGTCAGGCAAAAGAGTACCTCGACGAGTTGGAGTTTTTGGCCGATACTGCGGGTGCGCAAGTATTAAAAAAATTCACCCAAAAGCTGGATGTTCCGAATAAAGCCACATTCGTTGGCCCGGGAAAACTCGACGAGATTAATCAATACATAAAGGTTGTTGAGGCCGATACGGTAATTTTCGACGACGAACTTACACCAACTCAATTACGAAATATTGAACGCGAGTTAGAATGTAAGGTACTGGATCGTACCAATCTTATCCTCGATATTTTTGCAAAGCGGGCACAAACAGCTCATGCAAAAACGCAGGTTGAGTTAGCGCAGTACCAGTATTTGCTTCCGCGATTAACACGAATGTGGACTCACCTCGAGCGTCAGCGTGGTGGTATTGGTATGCGTGGTCCGGGTGAGACACAGATAGAAACCGACCGCCGTATTATTCTTGACAAAATCAGCCGCTTAAAAACTCAGCTGGTAAAAATCGATAAACAAAAGGCTACCCAGCGCAAAAACCGTGGAAAAATGGTGCGCGTAGCTTTGGTGGGGTATACCAATGTTGGCAAATCAACTATCATGAATATGATGGCCAAGTCGGAAGTGTTTGCCGAGAATAAACTTTTTGCTACACTCGATACTACGGTACGAAAAGTGGTGATCGAAAACCTGCCTCTCCTTCTGGCCGATACGGTTGGTTTTATCCGCAAACTGCCACACGGATTGGTTGAATCGTTTAAATCAACACTCGACGAGGTGCGCGAGGCAGATATTTTGCTACACATTGTTGATATTTCGCATCCGGGATTTGAAGAACAGATTGAAACGGTTGACACTACACTGAAAGAAATCGATGCCGGCGATAAACCAACTTTCTACATCTTCAATAAAATTGATGCTTTTACCTACGAGGAAAAAGATGAGGATGATCTTTCGCCACGTACAAAAGATAATTTCACCCTGGAAGAGTGGAAAAGCTCGTGGATGGCAAAAAGCAACACCCCGGCATTATTCATTTCAGCAAAAGAAAAAACGAATATCGAAGAGTTTAAGATGGAACTTTACGAAAAAGTGAAGGGGATTCACTCGCAGCGTTTTCCGTATAACGATTACCTTTATGATTCGGACTGGACAAAAGGAATTCAGGAATAA
- a CDS encoding energy transducer TonB → MELKKTPKADLEAKKNMFWLIGLVVALGLSLLAFEWTTKPSKAADLGQIQTAEVEEEIIPITREQEVKPPPPPPPPKVIEVLNIVDDDVEIEDELEIEDTEADDLTEIDVAPVIETAAEEEEEEAQVFFIVEDMPEFPGGDLALRKYIANAIKYPVIAQENGIQGKVYVTFVVSKTGKVTDAKIARGVDPSLDKEALRVVNALPAWKPGKQRGKPVNVSYTVPINFVLQ, encoded by the coding sequence ATGGAACTTAAAAAAACACCAAAAGCTGATCTGGAAGCCAAAAAGAATATGTTTTGGCTGATTGGATTAGTTGTCGCGTTGGGGCTTTCGCTTCTGGCTTTTGAGTGGACTACGAAACCATCAAAAGCTGCTGACCTTGGTCAGATCCAAACTGCGGAAGTTGAAGAAGAGATCATTCCTATTACTCGTGAGCAAGAGGTGAAACCACCTCCACCACCTCCACCACCAAAAGTTATCGAGGTGTTGAACATTGTTGACGATGATGTGGAGATTGAAGATGAGCTGGAAATTGAAGATACAGAGGCCGATGATCTAACAGAAATCGACGTTGCTCCTGTTATCGAAACAGCAGCTGAAGAAGAAGAGGAAGAAGCTCAGGTATTCTTTATCGTAGAAGATATGCCGGAATTCCCGGGTGGAGACCTTGCATTGCGTAAATATATTGCCAATGCTATCAAGTATCCTGTAATTGCACAGGAAAACGGTATTCAAGGTAAAGTATATGTAACTTTCGTGGTAAGTAAAACAGGAAAAGTTACCGATGCTAAAATCGCAAGGGGAGTTGACCCTTCGTTGGATAAAGAAGCTCTTCGTGTGGTAAATGCGCTTCCTGCATGGAAGCCAGGTAAACAGCGAGGAAAACCGGTTAATGTATCGTACACGGTACCAATTAACTTCGTGTTGCAGTAA
- a CDS encoding energy transducer TonB has translation MKSKKTKKADLERKKTTLFLIGLVLALGFTLFAFEWKQPARKVMIVQGSRDYMPPEDLVIPSTPAEKSKPEEIIVKVPNFEIIKDGVDIKDEFIWLGEEPEEPVVIDLGSIMDSGEDPGEEDLSAILDFAETMPEFPGGNVALLSFLSKNVKYPTIAQENGIKGKVFVTFVVDENGDIYNVALARGVDTSLDREAIRVVKSMPRWKPGKQGNKAVKVRYTVPINFILQ, from the coding sequence ATGAAATCTAAAAAAACAAAGAAAGCTGATCTCGAAAGAAAAAAAACTACCTTGTTCCTGATCGGTTTGGTACTTGCGCTTGGTTTTACATTGTTTGCATTCGAGTGGAAACAACCTGCACGAAAAGTAATGATTGTACAGGGAAGCAGAGATTACATGCCACCCGAAGACCTGGTTATTCCCAGTACCCCGGCCGAAAAGTCCAAGCCTGAAGAAATCATTGTAAAAGTGCCGAATTTTGAAATCATTAAAGACGGAGTAGATATTAAAGATGAATTTATTTGGCTGGGCGAAGAACCGGAAGAACCGGTAGTAATTGATCTTGGAAGCATTATGGATTCAGGGGAAGATCCGGGGGAAGAGGATTTAAGCGCAATTTTAGACTTTGCTGAAACAATGCCCGAATTTCCGGGAGGAAATGTTGCTTTGTTGAGCTTTTTATCAAAAAATGTTAAGTACCCGACAATTGCACAGGAAAATGGAATTAAAGGCAAGGTATTTGTGACCTTTGTAGTTGATGAAAATGGGGACATTTATAACGTTGCACTGGCACGCGGAGTCGACACATCACTTGACCGTGAAGCAATTCGTGTAGTGAAATCGATGCCTCGGTGGAAGCCGGGGAAACAGGGCAATAAGGCGGTAAAAGTGCGCTATACTGTACCCATAAATTTTATATTACAATAG
- a CDS encoding sigma-70 family RNA polymerase sigma factor codes for MGSNKSENIYSEDDLIRRILKGDNEAFSLIYDRYANELLSYGVGLGFDKETLKDTIQDIFARIYDNPNYLKDIRNLKAYFFRSLKNQLINIRKAQTDVVEISKRELEFSVSVTVLDELIEDEDRLYLKTEVEKYLNCLTSRQREAIYLRFIQELSYDEIATLLNLSPHAARKLTSRAILRIRKENIPVIMLFASLYSSQL; via the coding sequence ATGGGGAGTAATAAGTCGGAGAATATCTATTCTGAGGACGATTTAATCAGGCGTATTCTGAAAGGAGACAATGAAGCATTTTCTCTGATTTATGATCGTTATGCCAACGAATTATTATCTTATGGAGTTGGACTGGGTTTCGACAAAGAAACTTTAAAAGATACCATTCAGGATATTTTTGCAAGAATTTACGATAATCCAAACTATTTAAAGGATATACGAAACTTAAAAGCATACTTTTTCCGCTCGTTAAAAAACCAACTCATAAACATACGCAAAGCTCAAACTGATGTTGTAGAAATCTCAAAACGTGAACTGGAATTTTCTGTTTCAGTAACCGTTCTGGATGAGTTAATTGAAGACGAGGACCGCCTTTATTTAAAAACAGAAGTAGAAAAATATTTGAACTGCTTAACCAGCAGGCAACGCGAAGCAATTTATCTTCGTTTTATTCAAGAACTTAGCTACGACGAAATAGCAACACTCCTCAATTTAAGCCCTCATGCTGCCCGCAAACTAACATCTCGTGCCATTTTACGCATTCGAAAGGAAAATATTCCCGTTATTATGCTTTTCGCATCTCTCTATTCTTCTCAATTGTAA
- a CDS encoding FecR domain-containing protein, with the protein MERKYANYNAIQFASDPYFLQWQMSGDDESNTFWESYRKKHPEKEKDIQDAIRIVKSIRINDVRFTEEELKQERLKIISRAEPKIKLKRNRFIVAATAAACFLLLVISYLFLGKDPKPVLLSEEQQAYPPIESKDIVLSISGDSIVTFDENTDVKIDKRGSLIVSESNQKALFSHEADPLKNEADPVMNKLVVPRGKRSSLVLADGSKIWINSGSTLEFPSGFITNQRLIKVEGEIFIEVAKNDTKPFTVRTEKFDVIVTGTTFNVTAYNDETTQRVVLVEGSVKIDVENKPTMNLEPNDKFSLTGDQAEKQKVDVYDYISWKDGIYRFAGDSLENVLKRLSRYYDVNFVCDDDVKNMQLRGKLALMEDFTSVLDNIEVIVPIKYEIEKDKILIRKK; encoded by the coding sequence ATGGAAAGAAAATATGCCAATTACAATGCGATACAATTCGCTTCTGATCCGTATTTTTTGCAATGGCAAATGTCAGGCGATGATGAATCGAATACATTTTGGGAATCTTATCGAAAAAAGCATCCTGAGAAAGAAAAAGATATTCAAGATGCAATACGGATTGTAAAATCAATTCGAATAAACGATGTCAGGTTCACTGAAGAGGAACTGAAACAGGAACGGCTCAAAATAATTTCAAGAGCTGAACCTAAAATCAAACTTAAAAGAAACAGGTTTATAGTTGCTGCTACTGCCGCCGCTTGTTTCTTATTGTTGGTTATAAGCTACCTGTTTTTGGGCAAAGATCCGAAGCCAGTTTTACTTTCCGAAGAACAACAGGCATACCCGCCTATTGAAAGCAAAGATATCGTACTAAGCATTTCGGGCGATAGTATTGTAACATTCGATGAAAATACCGATGTAAAAATTGACAAGCGGGGGAGCTTAATTGTAAGCGAAAGCAACCAAAAGGCATTGTTCTCCCACGAAGCGGATCCCCTAAAAAACGAAGCGGATCCTGTAATGAATAAACTTGTGGTTCCCCGGGGCAAGCGTTCGTCACTGGTACTGGCAGATGGTAGCAAAATCTGGATAAACTCAGGTTCAACGCTCGAATTCCCATCGGGTTTTATCACCAACCAACGATTAATAAAAGTTGAGGGCGAAATTTTTATAGAAGTAGCAAAAAACGATACAAAACCTTTTACCGTGCGCACCGAAAAATTCGATGTTATAGTAACCGGAACGACATTTAATGTTACGGCCTACAACGACGAAACAACACAAAGAGTTGTTCTGGTAGAAGGATCAGTAAAAATAGATGTAGAAAACAAACCTACCATGAACCTGGAGCCCAACGACAAATTTAGTCTCACAGGCGACCAGGCCGAAAAACAGAAAGTTGATGTGTACGACTACATTTCGTGGAAAGACGGAATTTACCGTTTTGCCGGAGATTCTCTGGAAAACGTATTGAAACGATTATCGAGGTATTATGATGTGAACTTCGTTTGCGACGACGATGTTAAAAACATGCAGCTACGCGGGAAGCTTGCTTTAATGGAAGATTTTACTTCGGTTTTAGATAACATTGAAGTAATTGTTCCGATAAAATATGAGATTGAAAAAGATAAAATATTGATTCGAAAAAAATGA